A genomic region of Dactylococcopsis salina PCC 8305 contains the following coding sequences:
- a CDS encoding Abi family protein, translating to MRFNKPPKTIDEQIQLLQSRGMQIDDLEQARHYLSHINYYRLAGYWIPFESNHQTHQFKSGTNFDQVINLYDFDRELRLLVLDAIERIEVSFRTQFAYFMAHNHGTHSYLEASLAREYKYWNNNLESLKREISQSDELFIQHYQNKYTTPSLPPIWSVCEIMSFGLLSRWFKNLRPMTTRKAISAKYQIDNKVLESIMHHLTSVRNICAHHSRLWNRKFTITLKLPKKPKRLVNNFNSSQPRRLYNTLVILAWFLGIVSPASSWEKRLITLLDSSPNNLSKMGFPSNYKKYPIWTV from the coding sequence ATGCGCTTCAATAAACCTCCAAAGACCATTGATGAGCAAATTCAGCTATTGCAGTCACGAGGAATGCAAATTGATGATCTAGAACAAGCGCGACACTATTTGAGTCACATCAATTACTATCGTCTAGCTGGGTATTGGATACCATTTGAGAGCAACCATCAAACTCATCAGTTCAAGAGTGGTACTAATTTTGACCAAGTTATCAATTTATATGATTTTGACCGAGAGTTAAGACTGCTGGTTTTAGATGCTATTGAACGCATTGAAGTCTCTTTTCGGACACAATTTGCTTATTTTATGGCTCATAATCATGGTACTCATAGTTATTTAGAGGCAAGTCTAGCTCGTGAATACAAATATTGGAATAATAATTTAGAAAGCCTAAAAAGAGAAATTTCTCAATCAGACGAATTATTTATTCAACATTATCAAAATAAATATACCACTCCTAGCTTACCCCCCATTTGGTCGGTGTGCGAAATCATGTCTTTTGGTTTGCTGTCACGGTGGTTTAAGAATCTACGTCCGATGACAACTCGCAAAGCAATTTCAGCTAAATATCAGATAGATAATAAAGTTTTGGAAAGTATTATGCACCACTTGACCAGTGTACGAAATATATGTGCTCACCACAGTCGGTTGTGGAACCGCAAATTTACGATTACTTTAAAACTTCCCAAGAAACCCAAAAGATTAGTCAATAATTTTAATTCATCACAACCTCGTCGTCTTTATAATACTCTGGTGATATTAGCTTGGTTTTTGGGTATAGTAAGTCCCGCATCCTCTTGGGAAAAAAGACTTATTACTTTACTGGATTCATCTCCGAATAATTTGAGCAAAATGGGGTTTCCTTCTAATTATAAAAAATATCCTATTTGGACAGTGTAA
- a CDS encoding nucleotidyltransferase family protein, with amino-acid sequence MTSLTTDLQLILTQRLNVSYSDIEDVCQRWKIEEMALFGSVLRDDFNEDSDVDVLVVFQEKPGWSLFDLMDLQDELQKRFNRPVDIVQKKELNNPYRRQEILKIHQLVYEQK; translated from the coding sequence ATGACTTCATTAACAACAGACCTACAATTAATTTTAACTCAGAGGCTGAATGTTTCTTACAGCGACATTGAAGATGTTTGTCAACGGTGGAAAATTGAAGAAATGGCTTTATTTGGTTCAGTTTTACGGGACGATTTTAATGAAGATAGTGATGTTGATGTTTTAGTGGTTTTTCAAGAGAAACCTGGTTGGAGTTTATTTGATTTAATGGATTTACAAGACGAATTACAAAAAAGATTTAATCGTCCTGTTGATATTGTGCAAAAAAAAGAATTAAATAATCCCTATCGTCGCCAAGAAATTCTCAAAATACACCAGTTAGTTTATGAACAAAAATAA
- a CDS encoding UPF0175 family protein produces the protein MTTYFPNQNQTESLQIQFTLSVYNIPESVQKKATAKAKEAYIMTLLEAGEISSGKAATLLGIPRVKVIQRMGEWGISLFDDSLELEDLKQEIEQANLILDQDSQ, from the coding sequence ATGACAACTTATTTTCCCAATCAAAATCAAACAGAATCTCTACAGATTCAGTTTACACTATCTGTTTATAATATCCCTGAGTCAGTACAGAAAAAAGCAACTGCTAAAGCCAAAGAAGCATACATTATGACATTACTAGAAGCGGGAGAGATTAGTAGCGGGAAAGCAGCCACTTTATTAGGGATTCCCCGTGTTAAAGTCATTCAAAGAATGGGGGAATGGGGAATTTCTTTATTTGATGATTCCTTAGAATTGGAAGATTTAAAGCAAGAAATAGAACAAGCTAACCTCATTTTAGATCAGGATTCTCAATGA
- a CDS encoding DUF3368 domain-containing protein: MIFVSDTTPISELVKVGYLLIDEKAARRVAKTRQLPIIGTVGILVLAKKRGLIENVQTILDKMIENGTRIGRRLYLQALILAEEDM, encoded by the coding sequence ATGATTTTTGTTTCTGACACAACACCAATCAGTGAATTAGTCAAAGTGGGCTATTTGCTAATTGATGAAAAAGCAGCCCGACGAGTTGCTAAAACACGACAGTTACCGATCATTGGGACAGTTGGAATTTTGGTTTTAGCGAAAAAAAGGGGATTAATTGAAAATGTCCAAACCATTCTAGATAAAATGATAGAAAACGGAACAAGAATTGGAAGACGTTTGTATTTGCAAGCCCTTATCTTAGCAGAAGAGGATATGTAA
- a CDS encoding DUF5678 domain-containing protein — MTNPQEEIEKGAKILQQHDQWLAQNLDQLIETYPGKIVAVLDGKIVAVGDTYKEVYAPFQNQNRDWMPLAVRVPYPDEIQELLI; from the coding sequence ATGACTAATCCTCAAGAAGAAATCGAAAAAGGTGCAAAAATTCTACAACAGCATGACCAATGGCTGGCGCAAAACCTAGACCAACTTATTGAAACGTATCCTGGGAAAATTGTTGCCGTTTTAGATGGGAAAATTGTTGCCGTTGGAGACACTTATAAAGAAGTTTATGCCCCATTTCAGAATCAAAATCGGGATTGGATGCCTTTAGCCGTTCGTGTTCCCTATCCCGACGAAATCCAAGAATTACTCATTTAA
- a CDS encoding helicase-related protein, with protein sequence MMNNDIVDNRQEKLVDQINRILSTSESAHFAVGYFFLSGFTAIAPRLTNIKQLRLLIGNTTNQETLDQLAEGYKRLELVQDTLEEQNYIKRSFRQHIATETAENLRSTVELMDQTDDRETLVKNLIQMIEEGRLDVRIYTKGRLHAKAYIFDYGKVYDQNGNPLERNENGIAIAGSSNLSLSGISNNTELNVIVHGNNNHSALTDWFNELWEEAEDFNANLMAEMQQSWAIAPTSPYDIYMKTLYMLVRDRLEEESSVTLLSEDEISKQLADFQKVAVNQAVKIINEYGGCFVSDVVGLGKSFIGTAIVKRFEQIQRTRPLIICPRPLMEMWERYNEVYHLNARVLSMGKLTESEDDGARWLLEDFRFKDRDFVLIDESHHLRNLGTQRYRVMETFLASGKQCCFLTATPRNKTAWDIYNQIKLFHQDDQTDIPVDPPHLQQYFQLLEKGDRKLPNLLSHILIRRTRNHILRWYGYDAATHTRVDSQNFQPYLQGKRRAYIQVGGKHRFFPKRELETIEYSIENTYQGLYQQIRGYLGKSRKRQKKTPVKDELCYARYGLGNYVVKSKQKQDPYLSLQSAGANLRGLMRVLLFKRFESSVYAFQKTIERLLKTYEYFDRALNDGFVPAGEDAQSILHGEANIGEETDILQGLKQVSDKYRIEDFDRDRLHEHIQHDLTLLHQILELVKPITPDKDTKLQTLISKLNQSPFREGKCLIFTQYADTAQYLYDNLNLDNNSAIEVIYSNDKNKARIVGRFAPKANPEQKWNQKEGEIKTLIATDVLAEGLNLQDGNIIINYDLHWNPVKLIQRFGRIDRIGSENDVIYGYNFLPETGLEKNLKLREKLKHRIQEIHDTIGEDAAILDRAEQLNEEAMYAIYEQESEQLSLFEATEDSLDLNEAEEILRRLKKENPEEFTRIANLPHGLRSSKFSLNKGTYIFCEATNPNRPELKGYQQLFLLDEQGEIISRDVPQILGKIYTHPQEKSLSLPKNYNAIVMGIKQQFEQELQHRNAEKDHRHQLTQGQRYISKELRAYYKTISDPDLQRSLDILEQTFRQPITNVLRRELNQIKREGLTDIALLNRLKQLYHQHNLGEEMTPKKLRKPETSIATIICSEAFV encoded by the coding sequence ATGATGAATAACGATATCGTTGATAACCGCCAAGAAAAACTCGTTGACCAAATTAATCGCATTCTCTCCACATCTGAGTCCGCTCATTTTGCGGTGGGATATTTCTTCCTCTCAGGATTTACCGCGATCGCGCCACGTCTCACTAATATTAAACAACTTCGTCTCCTCATTGGCAATACCACCAACCAAGAAACCTTAGATCAACTCGCAGAAGGCTATAAACGCTTAGAATTAGTTCAAGATACCCTAGAGGAACAAAACTACATTAAACGCAGTTTTCGCCAACACATCGCTACAGAAACCGCCGAAAATCTGCGTTCTACGGTGGAGTTGATGGATCAGACGGATGACAGGGAAACTCTCGTTAAAAACCTGATTCAAATGATCGAAGAGGGACGACTCGACGTTCGCATCTATACTAAAGGACGACTCCACGCCAAAGCCTATATCTTTGATTATGGCAAAGTTTATGACCAAAACGGAAACCCCCTCGAACGCAATGAAAACGGAATCGCGATCGCAGGATCATCTAATCTCAGTCTCTCTGGAATCTCTAACAATACTGAACTGAACGTTATAGTTCACGGGAATAACAATCATAGCGCCCTCACCGATTGGTTTAACGAACTGTGGGAGGAAGCGGAAGACTTCAACGCTAACTTAATGGCGGAAATGCAGCAATCATGGGCGATCGCGCCAACGTCTCCCTATGATATTTATATGAAAACGTTGTATATGTTAGTCCGAGACAGACTGGAGGAAGAAAGTTCTGTCACCCTTCTCTCTGAGGATGAGATTAGCAAACAACTCGCAGACTTTCAAAAAGTCGCCGTCAATCAAGCGGTTAAAATTATCAATGAATACGGCGGGTGTTTTGTTTCCGATGTAGTAGGATTAGGAAAAAGTTTCATTGGGACGGCGATCGTTAAACGCTTTGAACAAATTCAACGCACTCGTCCCCTCATTATTTGTCCGCGTCCACTGATGGAAATGTGGGAACGCTATAACGAAGTTTATCATCTCAACGCCCGTGTTTTATCAATGGGAAAACTTACCGAAAGTGAAGACGATGGCGCAAGATGGTTATTAGAGGATTTTCGGTTTAAAGATCGAGATTTTGTTCTCATTGATGAAAGTCATCATCTCCGCAATTTGGGAACACAACGTTATCGTGTTATGGAAACGTTTCTCGCGTCTGGGAAACAATGCTGTTTTTTAACCGCAACTCCTCGCAATAAAACCGCTTGGGATATTTACAACCAGATTAAACTCTTTCATCAAGATGATCAAACCGACATTCCTGTTGATCCGCCTCATCTTCAACAGTATTTTCAATTACTGGAAAAGGGCGATCGAAAACTGCCTAACCTTCTGTCTCATATCCTCATTCGTCGCACTCGCAACCATATTTTACGCTGGTATGGGTATGACGCAGCAACTCACACCCGAGTTGATTCACAAAACTTTCAGCCCTACCTACAAGGAAAACGACGCGCTTATATCCAAGTGGGAGGAAAACATCGCTTTTTCCCGAAACGAGAACTAGAGACGATCGAGTACAGCATCGAGAACACTTATCAGGGATTATATCAGCAAATTCGAGGTTATTTAGGGAAATCTCGCAAGCGTCAGAAGAAAACTCCTGTCAAAGACGAACTTTGTTACGCGCGGTATGGTTTGGGGAATTATGTGGTGAAATCGAAACAGAAACAAGACCCTTATCTCAGTTTACAAAGTGCGGGGGCTAACTTACGGGGATTGATGCGAGTTTTATTGTTTAAGCGATTTGAGTCCAGTGTTTATGCGTTTCAGAAAACGATCGAACGGTTGTTAAAAACCTATGAATATTTCGATCGCGCTTTAAATGATGGCTTTGTTCCCGCAGGAGAAGACGCACAATCTATTTTACATGGAGAAGCCAATATTGGAGAAGAAACAGACATTCTCCAAGGGTTAAAACAGGTGTCTGATAAATACAGAATAGAAGATTTCGATCGCGATCGATTACATGAACATATTCAACATGATCTTACGTTACTTCACCAGATTTTAGAGTTAGTTAAACCCATTACTCCAGATAAAGACACCAAACTACAAACACTGATTTCAAAACTCAATCAATCTCCTTTTCGAGAGGGGAAATGTCTGATTTTTACGCAATACGCAGATACCGCTCAATATCTCTATGATAATCTGAATCTAGACAATAACAGCGCGATCGAAGTAATCTACAGTAATGATAAAAATAAAGCGCGAATTGTGGGAAGATTTGCGCCAAAAGCCAATCCTGAACAAAAATGGAATCAGAAAGAAGGAGAAATTAAAACCTTAATCGCTACCGATGTTTTAGCAGAAGGCTTAAACTTACAAGATGGGAATATTATTATTAATTATGATTTACACTGGAATCCTGTTAAACTGATTCAACGGTTTGGACGCATCGATCGCATCGGAAGCGAAAATGATGTGATTTATGGGTATAACTTCCTCCCCGAAACAGGATTAGAAAAGAATCTAAAACTACGAGAAAAACTGAAACATCGCATCCAAGAAATTCACGATACCATTGGCGAAGATGCCGCAATTCTCGATCGCGCTGAACAACTCAACGAAGAAGCAATGTATGCGATTTATGAACAAGAAAGTGAACAGTTGAGTTTATTTGAAGCCACAGAAGACAGTCTTGATCTTAATGAAGCAGAAGAGATTTTACGGCGATTGAAAAAAGAGAATCCCGAAGAATTTACGCGGATTGCTAATTTACCTCATGGACTTCGATCGAGCAAGTTTTCTTTAAACAAAGGAACATACATTTTCTGTGAAGCAACCAATCCCAACCGTCCAGAATTAAAAGGATATCAGCAACTTTTTTTACTTGATGAACAAGGAGAAATTATTTCTAGAGACGTTCCCCAGATTTTAGGGAAAATTTATACGCACCCACAGGAAAAAAGTTTATCGCTTCCGAAAAACTATAACGCGATCGTTATGGGGATTAAACAACAATTTGAACAAGAACTTCAACATCGTAACGCAGAAAAAGATCATCGTCATCAACTTACACAAGGACAACGCTACATTAGTAAAGAACTCAGAGCTTATTATAAAACTATTTCTGACCCTGATCTCCAACGCAGCCTTGATATTTTAGAACAGACTTTTCGCCAACCGATAACAAATGTTTTACGACGAGAATTAAATCAAATCAAACGAGAAGGTTTAACTGATATTGCCTTATTAAACAGATTAAAACAACTTTATCATCAACACAATCTGGGAGAAGAGATGACTCCTAAAAAGTTAAGAAAACCCGAAACTTCGATCGCTACAATTATTTGTAGTGAAGCCTTCGTTTAA
- the ftsH3 gene encoding ATP-dependent zinc metalloprotease FtsH3, with protein sequence MNNNNNNKKWRNAGLYALLAIVVIALATAFLDQEPETQVTWRYSEFVNRVENGNVESVRLNSDRSKVIATAQDGQQVQVSLPNDPQLIDILTENNVDISVQPENDDGFLFRALSSLFFPILLLVGLFFLLRRAQGGPGSQAMNFGKSKAKVQMEPQTNVTFNDVAGIEQAKLELTELVDFLKNADRFTDLGAKIPKGALLVGPPGTGKTLLARAVAGEAGVPFFSISGSEFVEMFVGVGASRVRDLFEQAKSNAPCIIFIDEIDAVGRQRGAGLGGGNDEREQTLNQLLTEMDGFESNTGIIIIAATNRPDVLDQALMRPGRFDRQIVVDRPDYAGRLEIMQVHARGKTLAKDVDLEKIARRTPGFTGADLENLLNEAAILAARRSLTEISMDEVNDAIDRVLAGPEKKDRVMSEKRKALVAYHEAGHALVGALMPDYDPVQKISIIPRGAAGGLTWFTPSEERLDSGLYSRSYLQNQMAVALGGRIAEEIIFGDNEVTTGASNDLQQVARVARQMVTSLGMSDRLGPVALGRQNGNVFMGRDIASDRDFSDETASAIDEEVRNLVEQAYRRCKDVLVSNRHILDQLAQALIDRETVDAEELQKMLNENEVKMATIA encoded by the coding sequence GTGAATAACAATAATAACAATAAAAAATGGCGCAACGCAGGGCTATACGCACTGTTAGCAATTGTAGTGATTGCTCTAGCGACTGCGTTTTTAGACCAAGAACCAGAAACACAAGTCACCTGGCGTTATAGCGAATTTGTCAATCGCGTTGAAAATGGCAACGTGGAAAGTGTCAGACTCAACAGCGATCGATCCAAAGTGATCGCAACGGCGCAAGACGGACAACAAGTTCAGGTATCTTTACCGAATGATCCGCAACTGATCGACATCCTCACGGAAAACAATGTCGATATTTCAGTTCAACCTGAGAATGATGATGGCTTCTTATTCCGCGCTCTCAGTAGCCTTTTCTTCCCCATTCTCTTGTTAGTTGGATTGTTCTTCCTGCTCCGTCGCGCTCAAGGGGGTCCAGGTTCTCAAGCGATGAACTTTGGTAAGTCTAAAGCAAAAGTGCAAATGGAACCTCAAACCAATGTCACGTTTAATGATGTGGCTGGAATTGAACAGGCGAAATTAGAATTGACGGAATTAGTAGATTTCCTCAAAAATGCCGATCGATTCACGGATTTAGGGGCAAAAATCCCGAAAGGTGCATTGTTAGTGGGCCCGCCTGGAACGGGTAAAACCCTTTTAGCTCGTGCGGTTGCTGGAGAAGCGGGTGTTCCTTTCTTCTCGATCTCTGGTTCAGAGTTTGTAGAAATGTTTGTCGGGGTTGGTGCTTCCCGTGTTCGTGATTTATTTGAACAGGCGAAGTCTAATGCTCCTTGTATTATCTTTATTGATGAAATTGATGCCGTTGGTCGTCAACGCGGCGCTGGTTTAGGCGGCGGTAATGATGAACGGGAACAAACCCTTAACCAGTTACTCACAGAAATGGATGGGTTTGAAAGTAACACGGGAATCATTATTATTGCGGCGACAAACCGTCCTGATGTGTTAGACCAAGCTCTGATGCGTCCAGGTCGCTTTGATCGGCAAATTGTGGTCGATCGCCCTGATTATGCAGGACGTTTGGAAATTATGCAAGTCCACGCTCGTGGTAAAACCCTAGCGAAAGATGTGGATTTAGAGAAGATTGCTCGTCGGACCCCTGGCTTTACTGGCGCAGACTTGGAAAACTTACTCAATGAAGCTGCAATTTTAGCCGCCCGTCGCAGTTTGACAGAAATTTCTATGGATGAGGTGAATGATGCGATCGATCGCGTTCTCGCCGGTCCAGAGAAGAAAGACCGCGTGATGAGCGAAAAACGGAAGGCGTTAGTTGCCTACCATGAGGCGGGTCACGCCTTAGTTGGGGCGTTAATGCCAGATTATGACCCAGTGCAGAAAATTAGCATTATTCCTCGTGGTGCTGCTGGTGGGTTAACTTGGTTTACTCCCAGTGAAGAGCGTTTAGATTCGGGACTCTATTCTCGTTCTTATCTGCAAAATCAAATGGCGGTGGCGTTAGGCGGTCGCATTGCAGAAGAGATTATCTTCGGTGATAATGAAGTAACCACTGGCGCATCCAATGACTTACAGCAAGTGGCGCGAGTCGCTCGTCAAATGGTAACGAGTTTGGGAATGAGCGATCGCCTCGGTCCGGTGGCGTTAGGTCGTCAAAATGGTAATGTGTTCATGGGTCGGGATATTGCTTCCGATCGCGATTTCTCTGATGAAACCGCATCGGCGATTGATGAGGAAGTTCGGAATTTAGTCGAACAAGCCTATCGTCGCTGTAAAGATGTTTTAGTGTCCAACCGTCACATTCTGGATCAGTTGGCACAAGCGTTAATTGATCGGGAAACTGTTGACGCAGAAGAGTTACAGAAGATGCTCAATGAAAATGAGGTGAAAATGGCAACGATCGCCTAG
- a CDS encoding regulatory protein RecX, translating to MNCQTYFFRLLARREYSAEELKKKGLEKGWKATEINETLEYLQEINAQSDLRVVEGMILGYLGKYGKPKIRQKCREKGIDNELFEETWEKLSDQTETEDLSALKAKVMRKYNLTQFSDLDPKTKRRVGNFLQYRGFNPFQVLKQWEN from the coding sequence ATGAATTGCCAAACCTATTTCTTCCGATTACTGGCGCGTCGAGAATACAGCGCCGAAGAATTAAAAAAGAAGGGCTTAGAAAAAGGCTGGAAAGCAACCGAAATCAATGAAACCCTCGAATATTTACAGGAAATTAATGCTCAATCTGATTTACGAGTCGTAGAAGGAATGATTTTAGGCTATCTGGGGAAGTACGGAAAACCGAAAATTAGGCAAAAATGCCGAGAGAAGGGGATTGATAACGAGTTATTTGAAGAGACTTGGGAAAAACTGTCAGATCAGACAGAAACCGAGGATTTATCAGCATTGAAAGCGAAAGTGATGCGAAAATACAATCTTACTCAATTTAGTGATCTTGATCCAAAAACCAAGCGCAGAGTCGGTAATTTTCTCCAGTATCGAGGGTTTAATCCCTTTCAAGTCTTAAAACAATGGGAAAATTAA
- the rseP gene encoding RIP metalloprotease RseP has product MSVLAAIAVLAVLIIVHELGHFTAARVQGIHVNRFSIGFGPILWKYQGSEVEYGVRAFPLGGFVGFPDDDPDSEIPQDDPDLLKNRPLGDRAIVISAGVIANFIFAYFLLVTQSAVVGIPQPQFEPGIKVPEVISEESSPAQKAGLEAGDLILAVNSEPLGEGQPAIQTLQTKIQNSVNEPLTLNVKREEQTLNLSVIPQPGDDGKGKIGVLLSPNGEVVRKRPDNLIEPFSQGAQEYQRIFTLTFQGLGQLVSNFQESAEQVAGPVAIVAVGANIASSDASSLYQFAALISINLGIINILPLPVLDGGQLVFLLLEGIRGKPLPTKIQDGIMQTGVVVLLGLAIFLVIRDTANLAVVQDLFQQ; this is encoded by the coding sequence ATGTCAGTATTGGCGGCGATCGCAGTTTTAGCGGTTTTAATTATCGTCCATGAGCTTGGACATTTCACCGCAGCCCGTGTTCAGGGGATTCATGTTAATCGGTTTTCCATTGGTTTCGGTCCAATTTTGTGGAAATATCAAGGGTCAGAAGTAGAATATGGAGTGCGTGCTTTTCCGTTAGGAGGATTCGTCGGTTTTCCTGATGATGATCCCGATAGCGAGATTCCCCAGGATGATCCAGACTTACTTAAAAATCGTCCCCTCGGCGATCGCGCCATTGTCATCAGTGCTGGGGTTATTGCAAACTTTATCTTTGCCTATTTCCTTCTGGTCACGCAATCCGCAGTAGTCGGAATCCCGCAACCGCAGTTTGAACCTGGAATTAAAGTTCCTGAAGTGATCAGCGAAGAAAGCTCCCCCGCACAAAAAGCAGGATTAGAAGCGGGCGACCTCATTTTAGCAGTCAACTCTGAGCCATTAGGAGAAGGTCAACCCGCAATCCAAACCTTACAAACCAAAATCCAAAATTCTGTCAATGAACCCTTAACTCTCAACGTCAAACGGGAAGAACAAACCCTCAATCTTTCTGTTATTCCCCAACCTGGAGACGACGGAAAAGGAAAAATTGGGGTCTTACTTTCTCCCAATGGGGAAGTAGTACGGAAACGTCCCGATAATCTCATTGAACCGTTTAGTCAAGGCGCTCAAGAATACCAACGGATTTTTACCCTCACCTTTCAAGGCTTAGGACAACTGGTGAGTAACTTTCAAGAATCTGCCGAACAAGTTGCCGGTCCCGTCGCTATTGTCGCAGTCGGTGCTAACATCGCCAGTTCGGATGCTAGTAGTTTATATCAATTTGCGGCTTTAATTAGCATCAATTTGGGGATTATCAACATCCTTCCTTTACCCGTTTTAGACGGCGGTCAATTGGTGTTTCTCCTTTTAGAGGGGATTCGGGGTAAACCCTTACCGACAAAAATCCAAGATGGGATTATGCAAACGGGAGTTGTGGTTTTGCTGGGTTTAGCAATTTTCTTAGTGATTCGAGATACAGCAAACTTAGCAGTGGTTCAAGACTTGTTCCAACAATGA
- the nth gene encoding endonuclease III, with protein MISSPQKRALALLDRLKALYPNATCTLNYETPVQLLVATILSAQCTDERVNKVTPDLFARFPDAETMAKANREEIETLIRSTGFYRNKAKNIQGACEMIVSDFQGKVPDTMEDLLKLPGVARKTANVVLAHAYGVNAGVTVDTHVKRLSHRLGLTEHNDPKRIEKDLMALLPQPDWENWSIRLIYHGRAVCKAKQPLCEVCTLADLCPFPR; from the coding sequence ATGATCTCTTCTCCTCAAAAACGAGCCTTAGCACTGCTCGATCGACTCAAAGCGTTATATCCCAATGCCACTTGTACCCTCAATTATGAGACCCCTGTACAACTATTAGTGGCAACGATTCTTTCTGCCCAATGTACGGATGAACGAGTCAACAAAGTTACCCCAGACTTGTTTGCTCGTTTTCCCGATGCAGAAACCATGGCAAAAGCCAACAGAGAAGAAATCGAAACTCTCATTCGTTCCACAGGATTCTATCGCAATAAAGCGAAAAACATTCAAGGAGCGTGTGAGATGATTGTCTCTGACTTTCAGGGGAAAGTTCCAGATACAATGGAAGACCTCTTAAAATTACCTGGTGTAGCGAGGAAAACTGCAAATGTGGTACTCGCTCATGCTTATGGGGTGAATGCTGGCGTAACGGTAGATACTCACGTTAAACGCCTCTCTCATCGTCTTGGATTAACCGAACATAATGATCCCAAACGCATCGAGAAGGATTTAATGGCGCTGTTACCCCAGCCAGACTGGGAAAATTGGTCAATTCGACTAATTTATCACGGTCGCGCTGTGTGTAAAGCCAAACAACCTTTGTGTGAAGTTTGTACTTTAGCTGATCTCTGTCCATTTCCTAGATAA
- the rpsN gene encoding 30S ribosomal protein S14, producing MAKKAMIEREKKRQRLVEKYADKRAELKEQIRTSTSPRERFQLQRELQRLPRASSRTRLRNRCQVTGRPRGYYRDFGLSRNVFREWAHNGYLPGVVKSSW from the coding sequence ATGGCAAAAAAAGCAATGATTGAGCGCGAGAAAAAGCGCCAAAGATTAGTCGAGAAATACGCAGACAAACGAGCCGAATTAAAAGAGCAAATTAGAACTTCGACTTCTCCCAGAGAACGATTCCAGTTACAGCGTGAATTACAACGGCTTCCTCGCGCCAGTTCTCGCACTCGTCTCCGCAACCGTTGTCAAGTAACGGGTCGCCCTCGTGGTTATTATCGTGATTTTGGACTTTCTCGTAATGTGTTTCGGGAATGGGCGCACAATGGATATTTACCTGGTGTTGTA